From a single Anoplolepis gracilipes chromosome 3, ASM4749672v1, whole genome shotgun sequence genomic region:
- the LOC140663881 gene encoding uncharacterized protein, with translation MLVCTRVMFFEHSLTMECINLLKDRHKLITDEHNQPLYDPQGYLVIYDMITSWKDPNATKRLIYAWKEHENDFKSGQCKSSDVWKKIAIVLQNENSQWLYTGIQCENKFKELRKKYVKVKDHNKQSGNGPMTCKFFDELEEVLGDKPCIQPVALVSNLRKRAISTSQDSSSQHSDIENESSNECDKKKKVRKTRVQKELGEWSASLREDSKQREEAREHRHKELIAASDRAVAAYKEMMAKLIEKL, from the exons ATGTTAGTATGTACACGAGTGATGTTTTTCGAACACAGCCTAACTATGgagtgtataaatttattaaaagatagaCATAAATTGATAACTGATGAACATAATCAACCGTTGTACGATCCTCAAGgatatttagtaatatatgatatgataa catCTTGGAAAGATCCTAATGCTACAAAGCGATTAATTTATGCATGGAAAGAACATGAGAATGATTTTAAAAGTGGACAATGCAAGTCCTCAGATGTATGGAAAAAGATTGCCATTGTTCTTCAAAATGAAAATAGTCAGTGGTTATACACAGGCATacaatgtgaaaataaatttaaagaactacgcaagaaatatgttaaagtaaaagatCATAACAAACAATCAGGCAATGGTCCAATGACCTGTAAATTCTTTGATGAGCTTGAAGAGGTATTAGGGGATAAACCATGTATCCAACCTGTAGCTTTAGTCTCCAATTTGAGAAAGCGAGCAATATCCACTTCTCAAGATAGTAGTTCTCAACATAGTGACATAGAAAATGAATCCAGCAATGAatgtgataaaaagaaaaaagtgagGAAGACTAGAGTTCAGAAGGAACTGGGCGAATGGTCTGCTAGTTTACGTGAAGATTCTAAGCAAAGAGAAGAGGCAAGAGAGCACCGTCACAAGGAGTTAATAGCAGCATCTGATCGAGCAGTTGCTgcatataaagaaatgatgGCAAAGCTCATtgagaaattataa
- the LOC140663882 gene encoding ejaculatory bulb-specific protein 3 produces the protein MNNRISIIIISLGLVTFCRAQDISAYLANKRFIDKELYCLLKTGNCDGFGEQIKRILPAVLKDNCRRCTSQQKINLHRLIQFLQSRYPTEWRTIEEIYTSPAHLNENR, from the exons atgaacaatcgaattagtattataattatcagcTTAGGACTTGTTACTTTTTGCCGAGCACAAGATATTTCGGCATATTTAGCAAATAAACGTTTCATCGATAAGGAACTTTACTGTTTATTGAAAACAGGGAACTGTGATGGATTTGGAGAACAAATAAAAC GTATACTACCCGCAGTACTGAAGGACAATTGTCGCCGTTGCACTTCGCAGCAGAAAATAAACCTACACAGATTGATACAATTTCTACAATCGCGGTATCCCACGGAATGGCGCACGATCGAAGAAATATACACTTCACCTGctcatttaaatgaaaacagaTAG